The sequence CAATATTTTCAATATTAGATACAACCTTTACTGCTCCTTTTAGATGGTGAGTTCCAGATATTTTTCCTACTGTTAAAAGCTCCATACTACCCCCTAGTCTAAAAACTCTACATTTACATTTAGTTTATCTTTTACTCCAGCTGCTTGCATAACTCCTCTTATTGCATTAGCTGTAAGTCCATTCTTTCCTATTATTTTTCCCATCTCTCCTTGGGCTACACTTACTTTGAATATAAC comes from Fusobacterium necrogenes and encodes:
- a CDS encoding KH domain-containing protein produces the protein MEKLEKLMQYIIGELVDNNSETRITYDVVDDTVIFKVSVAQGEMGKIIGKNGLTANAIRGVMQAAGVKDKLNVNVEFLD